In one Pungitius pungitius chromosome 13, fPunPun2.1, whole genome shotgun sequence genomic region, the following are encoded:
- the LOC119214498 gene encoding E3 ubiquitin-protein ligase TRIM39-like, translating to MDKDLCDLEKLRTAERLVDDLSGALSQHFPRTWSYLSSPALDSKSAHPNLQISPDRKQVYWRTQPVSETLRPQLKDFQYSVLAEDSFIAGSSYWEVIVQEKPYWLVGVTTGPVGKGDPLSKSCSSLGVNNTSWCIYHGDGQYLACHGTQEKQLLVEKKVRKLGIMANLQKGELAFYNADAMTLLHSFCVQCTMPLYPMLNPCIDVNGRNTQPLTMFWIKDPWDWHVNTEGVKK from the exons ATGGACAAAGATCTGTGTGACCTTGAGAAGCTGAGAACGGCAGAGAGGCTGGTGGATGACCTCTCAGGGGCTCTTTCTCAACACTTCCCACGCACGTGGTCAT ATCTAAGTTCACCTGCTCTCGACTCCAAGTCAGCCCATCCAAACCTGCAAATATCGCCGGACAGGAAACAAGTGTACTGGAGAACGCAGCCTGTCAGTGAAACTCTGAGACCTCAACTAAAAGACTTCCAGTACAGCGTCCTCGCTGAGGACAGTTTCATTGCTGGCAGTTCCTACTGGGAGGTCATTGTACAGGAGAAACCTTACTGGCTAGTAGGTGTGACCACTGGGCCAGTTGGCAAAGGAGATCCACTAAGCAAGAGCTGCTCCAGCCTGGGTGTGAACAATACATCGTGGTGCATTTATCATGGAGATGGACAGTACCTGGCATGCCATGGCACACAGGAGAAGCAGCTTTTAGTGGAGAAGAAAGTCAGAAAGCTGGGCATTATGGCGAACCTCCAGAAGGGAGAGCTGGCATTCTACAATGCAGATGCCATGACCTTGCTCCATTCTTTTTGTGTGCAGTGCACCATGCCTCTCTACCCCATGTTAAACCCATGCATTGATGTGAATGGACGAAACACACAGCCGCTCACTATGTTTTGGATTAAAGACCCCTGGGATTGGCACGTCAACACAGAAGGTGTCAAAAAGTGA